Proteins encoded within one genomic window of Thunnus albacares chromosome 13, fThuAlb1.1, whole genome shotgun sequence:
- the mntb gene encoding MAX network transcriptional repressor b isoform X2 — protein sequence MSIDTLLEAARYLEWQAQQQQITREEEQRKEKELINREAESRRVELVASSSLTVRANHVAWGDDPHRQQPHHPPAPPLPSLPPPQVPIAVIPVVPVVTATPSVPALPLTTPIAAAPTTLNGSPPAKNASSPPQQQQQQQQQQQQQPQPQPASRHLLCAPQMKLETTPQLVGVKPNQPQPQVQIQYPTSISTNGSGSQHALIPHQAPPTSQPRPNGVTMEDLRGMEGKRRPGGAGTREVHNKLEKNRRAHLKECFETLKKNVPNVDEKKTSNLSVLRSALRYIQTLKRKEKEYEHEMERLAREKIATQQRLAELKNELSQCMDVMEIDRVLRQTIQPEDDQASTSTASEGEDNFEQDIDEDVPAPPAPTSLPKPATSILQTQQLLTSHLSIQHTTLPISGVLTKPPPSAPPPPQPIAPALAPGPPPGPPAHAIQTPTVQVQPTVIAHATVSHPSVIQAVNHGLPANQKHLTHIAPSPGPTSSTPQPIAATPAPAATHQPIAAQPIGHITVHPVAHLATPLPSHLPLYPPGVSVSVSQPAMMGHITHTFTHHPHVQANPQANTNGAQVNSAGVVSQGSPSLGKPTAVLAPHPQLVGQAAVLNPVTMVTVPTFPVSTLKLA from the exons ATGAGCATCGATACACTTCTGGAGGCGGCCAGATATCTGGAATGGCAAGCCCAGCAACAACAGATCACACGTG AGGAAGAGCAGCGCAAAGAGAAGGAGCTCATCAACAGGGAGGCAGAGTCGAGACGCGTGGAGCTTGTCGCCTCTTCGTCCCTGACAGTCAGAGCCAACCATGTCGCTTGGGGCGATGACCCTCACCGTCAACAGCCGCACCACCCTCCTGCCCCTCCACTCCCCTCTCTGCCACCCCCTCAAGTCCCCATTGCTGTCATTCCAGTGGTCCCAGTTGTCACTGCGACACCCTCGGTCCCAGCCCTTCCGCTTACAACGCCGATTGCAGCGGCACCAACGACACTTAATGGCTCCCCGCCAGCCAAAAACGCCTCCTCCCCTccgcagcaacaacaacaacagcagcagcagcagcagcagcagccgcagccACAGCCGGCCTCTCGCCACCTGTTGTGCGCCCCCCAGATGAAGTTAGAGACAACTCCGCAGCTTGTTGGTGTAAAGCCCAACCAACCACAGCCTCAGGTTCAGATTCAGTACCCAACCTCCATCAGCACTAACGGCTCTGGCTCTCAACATGCACTGATTCCTCATCAAGCTCCACCCACATCTCAGCCGCGGCCTAATGGAGTGACGATGGAGGACCTGAGGGGGATGGAGGGGAAGAGGAGACCTGGAGG agcggGGACCAGAGAGGTGCATAACAAACTGGAGAAGAACAG GCGAGCGCACCTCAAAGAGTGTTTTGAGACGCTGAAGAAGAATGTTCCAAATGTTGATGAGAAGAAAACCTCCAACCTCAGCGTCCTCCGCAGCGCTTTGCGTTACATACAG ACTCTGAAGCGTAAGGAGAAGGAGTACGAGCATGAGATGGAGCGTTTGGCCAGAGAGAAGATCGCTACACAGCAGCGACTGGCCGAGCTGAAGAATGAACTCAGCCAGTGCATGGACGTCATGGAGATCGACAGAGTCCTCCGACAGACCATCCAGCCGGAGGACGACCAGGCCTCCACATCCACCGCCTCAG AGGGAGAAGACAACTTCGAGCAGGACATTGACGAGGATGTCCCCGCTCCTCCTGCTCCCACGTCCCTCCCCAAACCAGCAACCTCCATCTTACAAACTCAGCAGCTCCTCACCTCTCACCTGTCGATACAGCACACCACCCTTCCTATCTCTGGAGTCCTGACCAAGCCCCCGCCCTCtgctccccctccccctcaaCCCATCGCCCCTGCACTAGCCCCAGGTCCGCCCCCCGGGCCACCGGCTCATGCCATTCAGACCCCGACTGTGCAGGTGCAGCCCACCGTCATCGCTCACGCCACTGTTTCCCACCCTTCAGTCATCCAGGCCGTCAACCACGGcctgccagccaatcaaaaGCACCTAACACACATCGCCCCGTCACCTGgccccacctcctccacccctCAACCAATCGCGGCAACTCCAGCTCCTGCCGCCACTCACCAGCCGATTGCCGCCCAGCCCATCGGACACATCACCGTCCACCCGGTGGCTCACCTGGCAACGCCCCTGCCATCCCATCTCCCTCTCTACCCCCCaggtgtgtctgtctctgtctcccagCCTGCCATGATGGGCCACATCACCCACACCTTCACCCACCACCCCCACGTCCAGGCGAACCCTCAAGCTAACACTAATGGAGCCCAGGTGAACAGCGCAGGCGTGGTGAGCCAGGGGAGCCCGTCGCTAGGGAAACCCACAGCGGTCCTGGCCCCTCACCCCCAACTGGTCGGGCAGGCTGCCGTCCTTAACCCTGTCACCATGGTTACAGTCCCAACCTTCCCCGTCAGCACGCTCAAACTGGcctga
- the mntb gene encoding MAX network transcriptional repressor b isoform X1: MSIDTLLEAARYLEWQAQQQQITREEEQRKEKELINREAESRRVELVASSSLTVRANHVAWGDDPHRQQPHHPPAPPLPSLPPPQVPIAVIPVVPVVTATPSVPALPLTTPIAAAPTTLNGSPPAKNASSPPQQQQQQQQQQQQQPQPQPASRHLLCAPQMKLETTPQLVGVKPNQPQPQVQIQYPTSISTNGSGSQHALIPHQAPPTSQPRPNGVTMEDLRGMEGKRRPGGSVYVAGTREVHNKLEKNRRAHLKECFETLKKNVPNVDEKKTSNLSVLRSALRYIQTLKRKEKEYEHEMERLAREKIATQQRLAELKNELSQCMDVMEIDRVLRQTIQPEDDQASTSTASEGEDNFEQDIDEDVPAPPAPTSLPKPATSILQTQQLLTSHLSIQHTTLPISGVLTKPPPSAPPPPQPIAPALAPGPPPGPPAHAIQTPTVQVQPTVIAHATVSHPSVIQAVNHGLPANQKHLTHIAPSPGPTSSTPQPIAATPAPAATHQPIAAQPIGHITVHPVAHLATPLPSHLPLYPPGVSVSVSQPAMMGHITHTFTHHPHVQANPQANTNGAQVNSAGVVSQGSPSLGKPTAVLAPHPQLVGQAAVLNPVTMVTVPTFPVSTLKLA, encoded by the exons ATGAGCATCGATACACTTCTGGAGGCGGCCAGATATCTGGAATGGCAAGCCCAGCAACAACAGATCACACGTG AGGAAGAGCAGCGCAAAGAGAAGGAGCTCATCAACAGGGAGGCAGAGTCGAGACGCGTGGAGCTTGTCGCCTCTTCGTCCCTGACAGTCAGAGCCAACCATGTCGCTTGGGGCGATGACCCTCACCGTCAACAGCCGCACCACCCTCCTGCCCCTCCACTCCCCTCTCTGCCACCCCCTCAAGTCCCCATTGCTGTCATTCCAGTGGTCCCAGTTGTCACTGCGACACCCTCGGTCCCAGCCCTTCCGCTTACAACGCCGATTGCAGCGGCACCAACGACACTTAATGGCTCCCCGCCAGCCAAAAACGCCTCCTCCCCTccgcagcaacaacaacaacagcagcagcagcagcagcagcagccgcagccACAGCCGGCCTCTCGCCACCTGTTGTGCGCCCCCCAGATGAAGTTAGAGACAACTCCGCAGCTTGTTGGTGTAAAGCCCAACCAACCACAGCCTCAGGTTCAGATTCAGTACCCAACCTCCATCAGCACTAACGGCTCTGGCTCTCAACATGCACTGATTCCTCATCAAGCTCCACCCACATCTCAGCCGCGGCCTAATGGAGTGACGATGGAGGACCTGAGGGGGATGGAGGGGAAGAGGAGACCTGGAGGGTcagtttatgt agcggGGACCAGAGAGGTGCATAACAAACTGGAGAAGAACAG GCGAGCGCACCTCAAAGAGTGTTTTGAGACGCTGAAGAAGAATGTTCCAAATGTTGATGAGAAGAAAACCTCCAACCTCAGCGTCCTCCGCAGCGCTTTGCGTTACATACAG ACTCTGAAGCGTAAGGAGAAGGAGTACGAGCATGAGATGGAGCGTTTGGCCAGAGAGAAGATCGCTACACAGCAGCGACTGGCCGAGCTGAAGAATGAACTCAGCCAGTGCATGGACGTCATGGAGATCGACAGAGTCCTCCGACAGACCATCCAGCCGGAGGACGACCAGGCCTCCACATCCACCGCCTCAG AGGGAGAAGACAACTTCGAGCAGGACATTGACGAGGATGTCCCCGCTCCTCCTGCTCCCACGTCCCTCCCCAAACCAGCAACCTCCATCTTACAAACTCAGCAGCTCCTCACCTCTCACCTGTCGATACAGCACACCACCCTTCCTATCTCTGGAGTCCTGACCAAGCCCCCGCCCTCtgctccccctccccctcaaCCCATCGCCCCTGCACTAGCCCCAGGTCCGCCCCCCGGGCCACCGGCTCATGCCATTCAGACCCCGACTGTGCAGGTGCAGCCCACCGTCATCGCTCACGCCACTGTTTCCCACCCTTCAGTCATCCAGGCCGTCAACCACGGcctgccagccaatcaaaaGCACCTAACACACATCGCCCCGTCACCTGgccccacctcctccacccctCAACCAATCGCGGCAACTCCAGCTCCTGCCGCCACTCACCAGCCGATTGCCGCCCAGCCCATCGGACACATCACCGTCCACCCGGTGGCTCACCTGGCAACGCCCCTGCCATCCCATCTCCCTCTCTACCCCCCaggtgtgtctgtctctgtctcccagCCTGCCATGATGGGCCACATCACCCACACCTTCACCCACCACCCCCACGTCCAGGCGAACCCTCAAGCTAACACTAATGGAGCCCAGGTGAACAGCGCAGGCGTGGTGAGCCAGGGGAGCCCGTCGCTAGGGAAACCCACAGCGGTCCTGGCCCCTCACCCCCAACTGGTCGGGCAGGCTGCCGTCCTTAACCCTGTCACCATGGTTACAGTCCCAACCTTCCCCGTCAGCACGCTCAAACTGGcctga
- the LOC122995298 gene encoding lissencephaly-1 homolog B has product MVLSQRQRDELNRAIADYLRSNGYEEAYSTFKKEAELDMNEEVDKKYAGLLEKKWTSVIRLQKKVMELESKLNEAKEEMTHGGSVGQKRDPKEWIPRPPERYALSGHRAPVTRVIFHPVFSVMVTASEDATIKVWDYEAGDFERTLKGHTDSVQDISFDQTGKLLASCSADMSIKLWDFQGFECIRTMHGHDHNVSSVAIMPNGDHIVSASRDKTIKMWEVATGYCVKTFAGHREWVRMVRPNQDGSLIASCSNDQTVRVWVVSSKECKAELREHEHVVECIAWAPDSAHPTILEATGSESKKSGKPGPFLLSGSRDKTIKMWDVSIGICLMTLVGHDNWVRGVLVHPGGRFIVSCADDKTIRIWDYKNKRCMKTLCAHEHFVTSLDFHKTAPYVVTGSVDQTVKVWECR; this is encoded by the exons ATGGTGCTGTCTCAGAGACAAAGAGACGAACT AAACCGGGCTATAGCCGACTATCTCCGTTCCAATGGATACGAGGAGGCCTATTCCACCTTCAAGAAAGAGGCAGAGTTAGATATg AATGAAGAGGTAGATAAAAAGTATGCAGGGCTTTTGGAAAAGAAATGGACCTCAGTCATCAGATTACAGAAGAAG GTGATGGAGTTGGAGTCAAAGTTGAATGAAGCGAAGGAGGAGATGACACATGGAGGATCTGTGGGTCAGAAGAGAGACCCCAAAGAATGGATCCCCCGCCCCCCAGAGAGATATGCCCTGAGTGGGCACCGCGCTCCAGTCACACGAGTCATATTCCACCCTGTCTTCTCTGTCATGGTCACAGCCTCTGAGGATGCTACTATTAAG GTGTGGGACTATGAGGCAGGGGACTTTGAGCGAACCCTAAAGGGCCACACAGACTCTGTGCAGGACATCTCCTTTGACCAGACGGGGAAGCTTCTGGCTTCATGTTCAGCTGACATGAGCATCAAACTTTGGGACTTTCAGGGTTTTGAGTGCATCCGAACAATGCATG GCCACGATCACAATGTGTCGTCTGTAGCCATCATGCCAAATGGTGACCACATAGTGTCTGCCTCCAGAGACAAGACCATCAAGATGTGGGAAGTGGCCACTGG GTACTGTGTGAAGACCTTTGCAGGCCACAGGGAGTGGGTGAGGATGGTGCGTCCCAACCAGGACGGCTCGTTGATCGCCAGCTGCTCTAATGACCAGACAGTGCGTGTCTGGGTGGTCTCTTCAAAGGAGTGCAAAGCCGAGTTGCGGGAGCATGAACATGTGGTAGAATGTATCGCATGGGCCCCTGACAGTGCCCATCCCACCATCCTGGAGGCCACAGGCTCAGAG AGCAAGAAGAGTGGAAAGCCTGGCCCCTTCCTTCTGTCTGGATCCAGAGATAAAACAATTAAGATGTGGGACGTCAGCATTGGCATCTGCCTTATGACTCTG gTGGGACATGACAACTGGGTGCGTGGGGTATTGGTGCATCCTGGAGGAAGATTCATAGTGAGCTGTGCTGACGACAAAACCATTAGGATCTGGGACTACAAGAACAAGCGCTGCATGAAGACCCTGTGTGCCCATGAACACTTTGTTACCTCTCTTG ATTTCCACAAGACTGCTCCCTACGTGGTGACAGGCAGTGTCGATCAGACAGTCAAAGTCTGGGAGTGCCGCTGA